A stretch of Episyrphus balteatus chromosome 2, idEpiBalt1.1, whole genome shotgun sequence DNA encodes these proteins:
- the LOC129910566 gene encoding uncharacterized protein LOC129910566, translating to MILFITAVYKGLSSIIKVQGQSSLLTYLELAKAVKDQFKIIGNIKFYDAKANVFICDEDVVEYAIQFKSSPSWTLGVLDDGVLEIPGSQGSSLSIRDSDTTVANSSSISYISVTPSPPPKHPSEIILQE from the exons ATGATTCTTTTCATTACTGCTGTATATAAAGGGTTATCATCAATAATAAAAGTCCAAGGACAATCTAGTTTATTAACATACTTAGAGTTGGCCAAAGCTG TCAAAGATCAATTTAAAATCAtcggaaatattaaattttacgaTGCAAAAGCTAACGTTTTTATTTGTGATGAGGACGTAGTTGAGTATGCAATCCAGTTTAAATCTTCTCCAAGCTGGACCTTAGGAGTGCTAGACGATGGCGTTCTTGAAATTCCAG GTTCCCAAGGAAGTTCCCTATCAATACGTGACAGTGATACTACTGTAGCAAATTCATCTTCTATAAGTTACATTAGTGTAACACCATCGCCACCACCGAAACATCCTTCAGAAATAATACTTCAAGAATAA